A single window of Sparus aurata chromosome 22, fSpaAur1.1, whole genome shotgun sequence DNA harbors:
- the slc5a6a gene encoding solute carrier family 5 member 6a — MGEVVQMHFTTVDYIIFALLLVASAGIGLFYAFSGGRQRTTQEFLMADRSMSCLPVSLSLLATFQSAVAILGAPSEVYTFGTQYWFLGCSYFLGLLIPAHVFIPVFYRLRLSSAYEYLELRFNKTVRICGTVTFIFQMVIYMGVVLYAPALALNAVTGFDLWGAVLAMGLVSTLYTALGGLKAVIWTDVFQTVVMFAGQTAVIVVGASQAGGMGAVWKKAVNGSRIAGLDLNPNPLERHTFWTLGVGGVFLMLALYGVNQAQVQRYLSSRTEKEAIMSCYVVFPCQQIVLCLGCLMGLVMFARYGEDSPLDKGYVQTNDQMVLYFVMDVFRDLPGLPGLFVACLFSGALSTISSAFNSLATVTMEDLIKPYFPNMTEAKATLLSKGLALVYGLVCLAMAYIASRMGSVLQAAFSIFGMVGGPLLGVFCLGMFFPWANPTGAVVGLVAGLVMAFWIGIGSFVMRMPGPTPLPPLNTTASPLFDNMTTSVMTTLVTAKPRPTGVEALYSLSYLWYSAHNSTTVVVVGLIVSLLTGPMKEKELTPGTVFPVLGTLLFFLPERYREKLCCITPLGQKPKENTQPYQMATKDSNGAAFCKEDTVTEDKEMESDRALTEDEDLEARVVPSCQLRAHTVQETAM, encoded by the exons ATGGGGGAGGTAGTCCAAATGCACTTCACCACGGTGGACTACATCATCTTTGCCTTGCTGTTGGTGGCCTCAGCTGGCATTGGCCTCTTTTATGCCTTCTCCGGTGGGCGCCAGCGCACAACACAG GAGTTCCTGATGGCCGACCGCTCCATGAGCTGCCTGCCAGTGTCCCTGTCGCTGCTGGCCACTTTCCAGTCGGCTGTTGCCATCCTGGGTGCTCCGTCTGAGGTGTACACCTTTGGGACTCAGTACTGGTTCTTGGGCTGCTCCTACTTTTTGGGCCTTCTCATCCCAGCTCATGTTTTCATACCAGTCTTCTACAGACTGCGGCTGTCTAGCGCGTATGAG TATTTGGAGCTGCGCTTCAACAAGACGGTTCGCATATGCGGAACAGTGACATTCATCTTTCAGATG GTCATTTATATGGGGGTGGTCCTGTATGCTCCAGCCTTAGCACTCAATGCAG TGACAGGTTTTGACCTATGGGGAGCAGTGCTGGCCATGGGATTGGTGAGCACTTTATACACTGCTCTG GGGGGTCTGAAGGCAGTGATCTGGACTGATGTGTTCCAGACGGTGGTGATGTTTGCAGGCCAGACCGCAGTCATCGTGGTTGGGGCCAGCCAGGCAGGAGGCATGGGAGCGGTGTGGAAGAAAGCAGTCAATGGCAGCCGCATTGCTGGTCTAGA CCTGAACCCCAACCCTCTGGAGCGTCACACCTTCTGGACGCTCGGTGTAGGGGGAGTCTTCCTGATGCTGGCTCTGTATGGGGTCAACCAGGCCCAGGTCCAGAGATACCTCAGTTCTCGTACAGAGAAAGAGGCCATCAT GTCCTGTTACGTAGTTTTCCCGTGCCAGCAGATAGTCTTGTGTTTGGGCTGTTTGATGGGTCTGGTCATGTTTGCTCGCTATGGAGAGGACAGCCCTTTGGACAAGGGCTACGTCCAAACTAATGATCAG ATGGTGCTATACTTTGTGATGGATGTGTTTAGGGATCTGCCCGGGCTTCCAGGACTGTTTGTGGCCTGTCTCTTCAGTGGAGCTCTCAG CACCATCTCCTCAGCCTTTAACTCCCTTGCAACAGTTACCATGGAAGACCTGATTAAACCATATTTTCCAAACATGACTGAAGCTAAAGCCACACTACTGTCCAAGGGACTTG CTTTGGTCTATGGCCTGGTGTGTCTGGCTATGGCCTACATCGCCTCTCGAATGGGATCTGTGCTGCAG GCAGCCTTCAGTATCTTTGGTATGGTGGGGGGTCCTCTGCTGGGCGTCTTCTGTCTTGGGATGTTCTTTCCCTGGGCAAACCCTACA GGTGCAGTGGTTGGATTGGTAGCAGGCCTAGTCATGGCCTTCTGGATCGGCATTGGCAGCTTTGTGATGCGTATGCCTGGTCCCACCCCTTTGCCACCACTCAACACCACTGCTTCACCCTTGTTTGATAACATGACCACTAGTGTCATGACTACATTGGTCACAGCCAAGCCAAG GCCAACGGGTGTGGAGGCGCTCTACTCGTTGTCCTACTTGTGGTACAGTGCTCACAACTCAACCACTGTAGTGGTGGTGGGACTGATAGTCAGCCTGCTAACAG GCCCTATGAAGGAGAAGGAGCTGACTCCCGGCACAGTGTTCCCAGTCCTGGGCACGCTACTCTTCTTTCTGCCTGAGCGCTACAGAGAGAAGCTCTGCTGCATCACTCCTCTGGGCCAGAAG cccaaagaaaacaccCAGCCTTATCAGATGGCCACGAAAGACAGCAATGGAGCAGCTTTCTGCAAAGAGGACACAGTCACAGAGGACAAAGAGATGGAGAGTGACAGAGCACTAACAGAGGATGAAGACTTGGAAGCAAGGGTTGTTCCTTCATGCCAACTTAGAGCTCACACAGTCCAGGAGACGGCCATGTGA